The following DNA comes from Deinococcus betulae.
CCCTGGCCCCAGGTGCCGGGCGTCAGGCCGTAACCAATGTCCTGCTCGCCGCCAGGCGTGGTTGGTCCCTTGGTCCCCAGCAGGCCAATGGCCTGACCGTCTGTCCGCCGCACCGCCAGAAACGAGCCGGGCCACGCCGCCGCTTCTGGCGGCCACTGCGCCAGAAACAGGGGCAGGAGGGCGAGGGCGTCTCCCGGCCAGTCCTCGGGGACCTGCACCGTCAATGGGCCGTCCGGGCCACTAAGCACCGCCGCAAAGGGAGCACCCTGCACGCGGCGTGCCACCACCTCGCGCGTGAGTGGAAAGAGCAGCAGCCGGGGAGTGGTCAGCACCGTCATGCGCCGAGCGTACCGGATCAAACGTTGTTTGCACCCTAAGAGCCGCTGCTCTGCGCCCCCGCCGCTCTGGCCCGGGGTGGGCGCTACACTGCCTTTATCTTCTGCTGTGTCCCGGGCCGCCCGTGCGCCCTGCCCCTGCCATGACCCAGACCGCCCTGCATCCCGTGTCTACTCCGCCTGCCCGGCTGGGCAAACGGCTGATGCTGCTGGCCGACCACGTGCATCCTTTCGTGTACCGCGAGGGTTTTCCGCACGGGGTGCCGCCTGTGGACGCGGTGCTGGCGGCGGGCGACCTGCCAGGCTACTACCTGGAATTTCTGGCCACCAAGATGACGGTGCCCGTCATTTATGTGCATGGCAACCACGCCAACGAGTTCGTAAATGAGGGTGAGGGCCGCATTGCCCCGCGCGGTGTCCTGAATGCCCACGGCCGCGTGATTGAAGAAGCGGGGCTGAGGATTGCCGGCTGGGGAGGGGTGCCCCGTTACCGGCAGGACGGCGACGGTCAGTACAGCGCGGCCCAGGCCCGCTGGGGGCTGGGCCGCCTGGCCTGGCAGACGCGGCGCGGCGTGGACGTGCTGCTGACGCACGCGCCGCCCACCGGACCACACGCTGGGTCCGACTACGCCCACCGGGGCTGTGAGGCCATCAGCGCGTTCATGCAGCGCCGCCGGCCTCAGGTGGTCGTTCACGG
Coding sequences within:
- a CDS encoding GNAT family N-acetyltransferase yields the protein MTVLTTPRLLLFPLTREVVARRVQGAPFAAVLSGPDGPLTVQVPEDWPGDALALLPLFLAQWPPEAAAWPGSFLAVRRTDGQAIGLLGTKGPTTPGGEQDIGYGLTPGTWGQGYATEAVGALLAWLGAQPGMRVITAETAFSNTASARVLTKLGFQAAGQRTDDEDGELLLWTRPAAPA
- a CDS encoding metallophosphoesterase family protein, with protein sequence MTQTALHPVSTPPARLGKRLMLLADHVHPFVYREGFPHGVPPVDAVLAAGDLPGYYLEFLATKMTVPVIYVHGNHANEFVNEGEGRIAPRGVLNAHGRVIEEAGLRIAGWGGVPRYRQDGDGQYSAAQARWGLGRLAWQTRRGVDVLLTHAPPTGPHAGSDYAHRGCEAISAFMQRRRPQVVVHGHIHEYEGRKLEYTDPVSGARVLNAYGYRIVEV